In the Mesorhizobium sp. WSM2240 genome, CGGTCCGCGGGCATATGACGAGATCGTCTTTGGCGTTCTCGTTCTTGCGATCGGCTTGAGCTTTTGGGTGCAGTACGCGCGAACGGTCCGCGGCTCGGTGCTCGTCGAGGCCAACAAGGAATACGTGCTGGCCGCCCGGCTCATCGGCCTGAGGCCGGTAACGATCATGTTCCGCCACGTGCTGCCCAATGTGCTCGGGCCGGTCCTGGTGATCGCCACAATCAACCTGGCGCTCGCCATCATCACCGAGGCCACGCTCTCCTTCCTCGGCGTCGGCGTTCCCTCGACGCAGCCGTCGCTCGGCACGCTCATCCGCATCGGCAACGACTATCTTTTCTCCGGCGAGTGGTGGATCACCATCTTCCCTGGCATCACCCTCGCCATCCTTGCCCTCGCCGTGAACCTTCTGGGTGACTGGCTGCGCGACGCGCTCAACCCGAAGCTCCGATGACACCGACCCTTTCCGTCAGAAATCTCCGGGTGGAGATCCCGACCCGCCACGGCGCGCTCACCGCGATCGACGATTTGTCCTTCGACATCGCGCCGGGCGAAGTGCTCGGCGTCGTCGGAGAATCCGGCGCGGGCAAATCGATCACCGGCTCGGCCATTATCGGCCTCCTCGACCCGCCCGCCCGCATCGCCGGTGGCCAGATACTCCTCGGTACCCAGCGCATCGACAATCTTCCACCGACCGCCATGCGTGGCATCCGGGGCAACCGCATCGGCATGATCTTCCAGGATCCGCTGACCAGCCTTAACCCGCTCTACCGGATCGGCGACCAGTTGACCGAGACCATCCTGACGCATGAGAGACTGTCGCCCAAGGCGGCAGCGGACAAAGCGGAGCGGCTGCTCGTCGAAGTCGGCATCCCGGCGGCAGGCGCCCGGCTCTCCTCATATCCGCACCAATTTTCCGGAGGCATGCGCCAGCGGGTCGTTATCGCGCTGGCGCTGGCGGCCGACCCGGAACTAGTCATCGCCGACGAGCCGACGACAGCGCTTGACGTGTCGGTGCAGGCGCAGATCATCGCGCTGCTCAAACGCCTGTGCAGGGACCGCGGAACCTCGGTCATGCTGATCACCCACGACATGGGCGTGATCGCCGAGACGGCCGACCGTGTCTGCGTGCTCTATGCCGGCAGGCTCGCCGAAATCGGC is a window encoding:
- a CDS encoding ABC transporter ATP-binding protein; this translates as MTPTLSVRNLRVEIPTRHGALTAIDDLSFDIAPGEVLGVVGESGAGKSITGSAIIGLLDPPARIAGGQILLGTQRIDNLPPTAMRGIRGNRIGMIFQDPLTSLNPLYRIGDQLTETILTHERLSPKAAADKAERLLVEVGIPAAGARLSSYPHQFSGGMRQRVVIALALAADPELVIADEPTTALDVSVQAQIIALLKRLCRDRGTSVMLITHDMGVIAETADRVCVLYAGRLAEIGAVRNVVKHPQHPYTRGLMAAIPSLTGDPDEKLEQIPGSMPRLGAIPGGCAFNPRCTFRFDRCPAERPGLYETSGSRASCFLLDPSGNPPPAETAARALAAGIEVRAAPAGAGL